A stretch of DNA from Polyodon spathula isolate WHYD16114869_AA chromosome 20, ASM1765450v1, whole genome shotgun sequence:
GACCGAAACCCAGAACGTTTCTGTTAAAGGTAACTtaattatatatgtgtttttcatATACTACGTATTAGCCTACACACtcgttttacattttaaataaagctatGGGGAGACTACATTGCATATACGTTTTATATTATTACTATCCTATATGAAATCAGTTAAAAGTTGCTATGTATGATATACCCTATCGTACCCAACCATAACATACCATtacaaatttaatatttttaaacagaccGGTAAACTATTGTTACTAAGTTTATTGACTGTACCAGTGTGGCGTTGTTGCTGTTGTCTTGTAGGCACAAGCCAAGGCTGAAGCCAAGACATATGAATTCAGAAGTGATGCAGCTCGGGGGATTCGAGTCCCTTACCAAGGAGGGATTGATCCAGATCCTGGTATCCCTCCTAGGTCCCGAGAAGGGTTGAGGAGGATTGTCCCGACCATTCTGCCTCCTGGCAGCATCAACAGAGGAGAAAGTGTTAGAAGCAGCAGGGCTATAGATACTCCGCGAGATAAAAAACAAACCGAACCTCAAAAAATGGACCCAGAAGGAGTACGAGTGCCTAAAAAACGAGGACCCAAACCAGGCAAATcccgttttaaaaataacaccGCTAGTTCTGTCACAGAGGCTCCCAAAAGAAGTAAACTGGACGATCATGGGGAAAGTGCGGGAAATTACCAACGTGTGGGAAATCCCGATGGAGCTACCTCCGAGAAGACCGGACCAGGTTTAAGTGCGATTCAGTTGCCCAGGTGGCAGCAAGGTGAACCAGATTCTGGTCACAAACATGGACGAGGGGCACCGAGTGGCAGCACCCATAAATATGGTACAGAACGCAGTATTAACCTGGCCAAATCAGGCTTCGATGTGCCTAGGACTAAGTATATGGTCGAAAATACTGGGTCCCCACACCACAGAAGGAAGCATGTCTCGAAAAACAGTACCTATGCGCCAATCAATAATTCTTCAAGTTCAAAACCGTCTCTTGTTGCCAACATGCCAGTGTCGAGAATACTGGGGGAGCCAGAAGAAGAATCCTGGAGCCCGTCTTTGAA
This window harbors:
- the LOC121295244 gene encoding chromobox protein homolog 8-like, with protein sequence MELSAVGERVFAAESIIKRRIRKGRMEYLVKWKGWSQKYSTWEPEENILDARLFAAFEERERERELFGPKKRGPKPRTFLLKAQAKAEAKTYEFRSDAARGIRVPYQGGIDPDPGIPPRSREGLRRIVPTILPPGSINRGESVRSSRAIDTPRDKKQTEPQKMDPEGVRVPKKRGPKPGKSRFKNNTASSVTEAPKRSKLDDHGESAGNYQRVGNPDGATSEKTGPGLSAIQLPRWQQGEPDSGHKHGRGAPSGSTHKYGTERSINLAKSGFDVPRTKYMVENTGSPHHRRKHVSKNSTYAPINNSSSSKPSLVANMPVSRILGEPEEESWSPSLKNLEKVVVTDITANFLTVTIKESSTDEGFFKEKI